The genome window ATTTCTCACGGCCTACTGCCAGCATTCCTTCAGAAATATCCACCCCAGTAATTTTATCCGGGTTCAGGCGCAGGGTCTCAATAGCAAAATCGGCGGTGCCGGTGGCAATATCCAGTACCTGTTTCGGCTTAATGGGCTCCAGCATGCTTACGGCCTTTTTACGCCAGATGATGTCGATGCCAGCGCTCAGGAAGTGGTTCAGGAAATCGTATTTGCCGGCAATGTTGTTAAACATCTTCGCTACCTGCGATTTCTTGTCTCCGTTCTGGTCTTTATAAGGTACTACTGCCATAGTTACAATTAAAAGTATTCAGGCAAAAATACGCTACCTATACTTATAATACACTGTTTATATAAAAAAACAGGCCGGGTATATGCCCGGCCTGTTCTGTTATACTTCAGTTTATAGTTTAAAGCACTATAAATTATGGATTTGTCTGGTCAGCTCTAGGTATCACTCTGAACTCAGTTCTTCTGTTAAGCTGCATGTTTTCAGCAGATGTGTTTGGTACTGCAGGTCTGCGCTCGCCATAAGTTACAGTTACTAAACGTCTTTCAGAAATACCTTTGCTCTTCAGGTAATCATAAGCTGCATTAGCACGGTTCTCACCAAGTCTCAGGTTATACTCATCGCTGGCACGAGAGTCGCAGTGGCCTTCTATACTTACGTTAACCAGTGGGTTTGCTTTCAGGTAAGCAACTACTCTATCCAGTTCATTTACTGATTCCGGACGCAGGTTATACTCATCTGTATCGAAATAAATTGGCTTCATACCTGCAATAACGCCGGCACGTGTAGCAGTTGTATCAACGTAGTCGATGTAGAAGTTACGAACTATAGTAGTTGTATCGTTCAATGACATTGGCACTTCCAGTTCTTCTGTTGTGATCTGCTTACCATCTTTGGAAACCTGCACCTGGAAATTACGACCAGACAGAACATCTACCTGGTAGTAACCTGAGTCAGGTCTTGTTATATCGCGGTAAGAAATAGGGCGCTTATCAGCTGCCAGACCATTAAAGATCAGTTCTATACCTGGCAAAGCCGTGCTATCTACTTTAGAGAACACCTGGCCCTGCACGCGCACATTACGGATATAGTTGATCGTATAGATATCTTTCTCGCCGTAGCCACCAATTCTGTAAGACGACAGGTACGCGTAGCTACCATCCGGGCTTAAGCGGTAATAAGTATCATCATCTGGTGTGTTTACTGGGGCACCCATGTTAACAGGTTTCGCCCATCTTCTTGCAACTGAGTCATACTTAGAGGCAAAGATGTCGTAACCACCCATTGTGTTGTGGCCTGTAGAAGCAAAGTATAATGTACCGTTATCAGCAAAGTAAGGGCTGTCATCATCAAACGGTGTATTTATAGTACTACCAATGCTTCTTGGCGCTGCCCAGCTACCATCCTTGTTACGCTTAGCTACATAAATATCTAAGTCGCCGTTTTCTGAATAAGCACTTGTAGAGAAGAATAATGTCTGGCCATCTTTTGAAATGAAGGCATCAGATTCATAATCCTTTGTGTTTACTTTATCGCTGATGCTTTTTGGAGCACCCCATGTGCCATCCGCCTGACGCTCAGCTACCATTATATCACCGTTGTTATCGGCTCGGTAAAGCAACAGTTTAGTATCATTGTCAAAAAGCTGGATTGAGGCATCGTGACCTGTGCTGTTCAGAGCACCAGGTACTCTTTTAGTTGGAGCCCATTCATCTTCGCCGGTGCGGGTAGTTTCGAAAATATCTTCATAATATTCGCCATCCTGTGCTGGTGTACCACCGGTTGCTTCAGAGCTACGGGAAGTATAAAGCAGGTAGTTATCATCAGAAGAAATAACAGGGCTGTGCTCAGAGTAAGCTGAGTTAACAACACCTCCTAAATTCTTCACGAAAATATCTTTCGGGTTAGCCACTTCACGTTTAGCATTTCGCGCATGTTGTATCAGCATGGCAAGCTCTTCACGGCGCTCTTCATCACGACGACGAAGCTCTTTCTGCGCTGCCTGGAAGTGCTCAATTGCACTATCGAAACGGTAGTTGATGTGGTCTGCGCGGCCCAGCCAGTATTCCAGATCACGGTCTACGTTTGGCTTAACCTTTTGAGCGCGGTACAGGTAGTCTGCCGCTTTCTCTTTATCGAAGGTCATGTAGCTGATACCGGCATAATACAGTGCATCTGCATTGTTGGGATCATTGGCCAGTACCTGCTCATAAAAAGGAACGGCTGCACGATAGTTTTCTTTTGCGAAGAGTTTGTTTCCACTCCGAATCAGCTTTCTGTTGCTTTGTGCAGAAGCTGAAACAGCTAGCAGGCACAACAGGGCTAACAGCAAAGAAAATCGTGAAAACGATTTGGCTAATTGATTCATGTTGTAAAGGTTTGTTATACTTTTTGTTGGTTTGACTGGGTGTAAATTCGATAAGCGTTAGAAGGCGTAGTTCACCTTATATTTCGCATCTATACGAGCAATATTAAAATTGGTATATGTAAGTATATATTTATTTTACGCTTGCTAAAGATGACTTTAGTAAAGTATAGCCGGTGTTGTAACTCCTTATAAAGTATACGTAAAACAGCTAACAATTATAATATTACTTATAAACAATTGAATTAAGGCAAATATATAAAAAATATAGTATTTATATATGTTCAACTTTTGATTTGAAAAAAACAAAAAAACTGCCGACCTGGATTTAAGTCGGCAGTTACAGTATTTTGTTTGATTTAAATTATTGAGAGGCTTATTTCAGGAACAGTATCTGGTAAATATCCAGTGCGCCCATCCCATCAGGCCTGTCAGACGAAAAATAAGCTGACTGGCGGTTACGGTCTAATGTAAAGTATAAGTCATCGTGCGGCGAGTTGATCGGGAAACCAACATTTTGTACTTGCTGCCACGCGCCATCCAGCATCACAGCTTTAAAAATATCATATCCCCCCATGGTGTTATGCCCGCGCGAACTGAAGTATAATGTTTTGGTAGTAGCATCTACAAAGGCGGCATCTTCATCGTAAGGGGTGTTTATACTTGCGCCAAGGTTTATAGCTGCACTCCACGTTCCGTCCGGGAAGCGCTGGCTAACATACAGGTCAAGGCCGCCATAACCGCCTGGTCTGTCGCTGGAGAAGAAGGCAAATTCACCACTTTCAGTAATATGCACCGATGTTTCGTTTGCCAGCTGACTTAATGGTATAGGCATTGGCTTTGGGTTTACCCATGCTCCTTTTGCCTGGTCAAAACTACGGAGACCTTCTGCTGCTGCATAAGTATAAAGCTGGTTTCCGTTAGGAGAGATCGTTACAATTGAATGTCCCATTTTAGTATTGGTAGCCGGCAGAAATTCTTTTGATGCCTTCCACTCTCCTTTTACTTTTCTGGATATTCGAATCTGTTCAGGTCCTTCAGGCGCTTCGTGTGCTGTAAAAAGCAATGTAGAATCATTGCCTGTAAGTATAGGCACGAACTCTACTTCTTTTGAATTTATGGCCGCACCTAAGTTAACCACCTGGGCAACAGATGGCTGGGCTAACAAGGCCTGACCCGCATTACATTCTTCTAAACGCTTGCGTATTACTTCTACATAATTCCAGTCAGCGCGGCCGGTACTGTAAATCTCCTGCTGGTAGAATTTCTTCGCTTCCTCAAACTCATAGTTCTGGTGCAGGGCCTCAGCCAGGTTCACGATCACCTTCTCCCCGAAACGCGGATCCAGTTCAAAAACCTTAGCTAAGCAGAGTTTGGCTTTACGTGGCTCACGCATCTCCAGGTAACTTATTCCCAGCCTGTACATAGCCTGAAGGTTTTCAGGTTCTTTCTCCAGCACTTTCTGGTACCATTCTGCGGCTTCAGCAAAATCAGCTTTTGCATAAGCTTTGTCTGCCCGACGCATAGAGTTATCAGGATCAGGCATGGTCATACTGCTGCAAACAATTACAATCAGCAAAAACAAGGCTGCAGGCTTAAGACTATACCGTTTTATATGTTTTGGCGTTATACCTGCAACGCTCCACCAAGTAGAGGGTGAATACTTCATGTTTGGCAAATTAAATGTACCTTTGTTATCGCTTAAGTTAACGAAATTATACTTGCGTAAACTGCTATATTACAAATTTCAGTTATTCGCAGCAAATAAGAAGCATCAGAATGGTAATTAAGGAAGCAAAATTTTTAATGAGTAATACCCGCGTGGAAGAATGTCCTGCGCCTGACAAGCCGGAATATGCCTTTATAGGGCGTTCTAATGTAGGTAAGTCTTCGTTAATAAATATGCTTACTGAGCAGAAAGGGCTTGCTAAAACATCTGCATCGCCAGGTAAAACACAGCTCATAAATCACTTTCTGATAAACGACAACTGGTACTTAGTAGATTTGCCAGGGTATGGTTACGCTAAAGTAAGCAAGGGCTCACGCGACGACTGGCGCAAGATGATCAACTATTATTTCCAGAAACGTGAGAACCTGACTTGTGTATTTGTGCTTATTGACTCGCGGCATGAGCCGATGAAAACAGACCTTGATTTTATTAACCACTTGGGCCAATTGGGAGTACCATTTGTTCTTGTTTTTACGAAAGCTGATAAGCAGTCATCTGTAAAGACAGACTCAACCATAGCTGCCTACAAGCGTACATTGCTGCAAACCTGGGATGAACTTCCCCGCATTTTTGTTACCTCATCTGAGAAAAGAATAGGCCGTGACGAATTGCTTACATTTATAGATGAAGTAAATGCACAGGTGCAGCAATAACCCGGTTTAAAGTTGAAATTTTTAATCTTAATCCCTTATGAAAACTAAATTTTCGTTTTTGTTTCTTTTATTTGCCTTCGTGGCAATAACGGCTTCGGCCCAGACAGCATCTTCGCCAGCACAGAAAACCGAGAAGCCAGCTTACTGGATACCTGATAATGTGCTGCCGGCAGCGGAGCATTACGAAGGCGGCAAAGAAGCTATGTATGAGTTCATCGGCAAAGAAGTAAAGTACCCGGCTCTTGCTAAACGCAACCGCGTGCAGGGCGACTGCATTATTGGGTTCACGATAAATGAAGATGGCTCAACTTCGGGTTTTAAAGTACTGCGCAACGCAGGTGCCGGCACTGGCGAAGAAGCAATGCGTGTAGCTAAGTTGCTTAAATTTAAAGCTCCAGGCTATGCCCTTAATGTGAGTATACCTATTAAGTTTAAACTATAATACAACGATTTATTCCTTACTATGCCTATTGACTTAAGACAAGTTGCAGCCATTTCCGGCATGAACGGACTTTACCGTGTGGTAGCTCCTACCCGCACCGGCGTAATTGTTGAATCTTTATCAGAGAAGCCGCAGCGCCTGGTTGCGCAGGCACGTCAGCGTATGTCTTTGCTGGATGAGATCTCTATTTATACTACAGATGAGGAAACAACTGTGCCCCTGGCAGAGGTATTTGACCGCATCAATGAAAAGTTTGGCGATAACCTGCCATTAAGCGAGAAGCCAGCAGACCATGAGTACAAAGCCTTTATGGAAGAAGTACTGCCTGACTTTGACGAAGAGCGCGTTTATGTTTCGGACATGAAGAAGCTGGCGAACTGGTATAAGATCGTAAAACAACATATCGGTTTTAAAGCCGCTGAAAAAGCTGAAACGGAAGCTACTGATGCGCAACCAGAGGCAGAAGAAGGAAAGAAAGCAAAGAAGAAAAAATAATTACCTATTAAAAAGGCCTTCTGAGATCAGAAGGCCTTTTTGTTTTTATTCATCCTTATAACAATGGAGTACGCAGCAGTTATACTTTCAGGGGCCACGCAGCAATTGCAGAAACTGTTTGGAACAGAAACATTACAGCATACCCATAACCTGCAGGACCTGCAGCAAAAATTAGCGCAGGCCGTGTTATACTTACTCCAAAAAGACCTGAACCGCCTGCTCAATATACTTTACCGGATTGATGTAGATGAGCGAAAAGTAAAGCAGGCTATGCTGGCACCAACCGAAGAGGAAGTAGCAGACCACATAGCCCAAATAATAATAAAGCGGGAACTGCAAAAGGCGCAGACCCGCTTTATCTATCGTTCTAATTAAAAGCTAAGCTTATACAGCTACTTCGCTTTTCATAAACTCTTCTACTTTATCAACCATCTCAGCAGAACCAATTACTAACGGGCAACGCTGATGCAGCTCTGTTGGCTCAATCTCCATGATACGGCGGCTACCATCTGTTGCCTTACCTCCTGCCTGCTCTACTATAAATGCCAGTGAGTTACACTCATACATCAGGCGCAGTTTACCATTTGGAGCTTTTGCGGTTGGCGGGTAAATATAGATACCACCTTTAAGCAGGTTACGATGGAAATCAGCTACCAATGAACCGATATAACGGGCAGAATAACCATTCTCCTTGCAATAGTTTAGGTATTGCTTCACTCCTTCCGGGAAACTGTTTACACCACCTTCGTTGCAGGAATAAATGGTACCTGTGGCTGGTGTTTTAATGTCAGGATGCGACAGGAAGAATTCTCCTAATGAAGGATCGTACGTAAAGCCGTTTACGCCATGCCCTGTTGTATAAACCAGCATCGTTGATGATCCATAGATCACATAGCCAGCTGCTACCTGCTGCGTACCATTCTGCAAACAATCCTCTATAGTTCCTTCGCAACCGGTATCAGATTTTCTTCTGTAAATAGAGAAGATTGTGCCGATTGAAACGTTTACATCGATGTTAGAAGATCCATCCAGCGGGTCCATGGCTACAATATATTTGCCTTTGGTATTGCCCGTATGGATTACTTCATCTTCCTCTTCAGAAATAATGGCACATACTTCGCCGCCGTTACGTAGGGCACGCACAAAACGGATATTAGCAATCACATCCAGCTTCTGCTGTTCTTCACCCTGCACATTCTGCTGACCGTAAGCACCAGTTACATCAAGCAGGCCTGCACGGTTAATTTCGCGGTTTACAATTTTAGCTGCCAATGCGATATCGCGCAGCAACTGGGAAAGCTCACCCGTAGCAAACGGGAAGTCTTCCTGTTTTCTCATAATAAACCTGTCAAGTGTGGTTCCTACAGGTAATGCCAGATTAAAGTTCATGATAGAAGAAGTTATTATCTAAATATAGTAGTACAAAAATATCATTTTTTGATTCATAAACGAAGGCTACCTATTTTTACGAGGTATTATCCCTAAATGAATGAAAGTATACAAATTTGGAGGTGCATCCGTTAAGAATGCCGACGCTTTCCGAAATCTGGCTCAGATCGTGCAAAACCATGGTGGCTCCCGCCAGTTACTTATAGTTGTATCGGCTATGGGCAAAACAACCAACGCCCTGGAGCATGTTTTTAATACGGCTTATGCACAACAAGATTACAACCAGGCATTGCAGGAAAGTCAGGATTACCACCAGGAGACCGTACAGGCTTTGTTCCCTGATGCAAGTCACCCTGTATACGAAGAGTTGGAGCACCTGTTCTCTAAATTAGACGCTACGCTTCAAAACCTGAACCGGCAGACTAACTACGATCAGCTGTATGACCAGGTAGTAAGCTTTGGTGAGTTATTAGCCTCCACTATACTTCATCATTTTTTGCAGTTACAGCACCTTACTAACACCTTCATAGACAGCCGCAAGTATATCCAGACTGATACAACCTGGCGCGAAGCCAAAATAGACTGGGACTGGACCGAGCGACTGATAAAGCGTGACCTGCCTGCTATACTGGAACAGCAACTTATAGTTACACAAGGTTTTTTAGGCGGCACCAACAACGGGCTTACCACCACACTTGGCCGTGAAGGTTCAGATTTTAGTGCCGCTATCTTTGCGTATTGCCTGCACGCAGATGCTATGTACATCTGGAAAGATGTGGAAGGCTTACTGAATGCTGATCCTAAATATTTTTCCGATACGGTTCGCTATGCTGAGATATCGTACCAGGAAACGGTAGAAATGGCTTACTATGGGGCATCGGTAATACACCCTAAAACTATAAAGCCACTGGCCAACAGGCTGATCCCGCTTTATGTTAAATCTTTCCTGAACCCAACCGGCGAAGGCACAAAGATCTGCGATTGCAGGTATCAGAAACTGGCACCAGCCTATATTATTAAGGAGAATCAATGCTTAATTTCCTTTAGTGCCAAGGACTTTACTTTTATATCTGAAAAAAACCTGGGTACTATATTTAATGCTTTATCTGAACTGCGACTTAAGATTAACCTGATGCAGAACTCAGCTATCTCTTTCTCTATCTGTACCGATTGTAACGAAGAGCGACTGCAGAAGCTATTGAAAACCCTTCAGGACCAATTTGTAATTCATTATAACACAGGGCTTATACTTTATACCATTAAAAATTACGACACCGAAAGTATAAATAAAGTAGTTGCAAACAAGGAAGTGTTACTGGAACAACGTACCAGAACAACTTTTCAATTTGTTTGTAAATAATTGCATGTATTTTAGATATTACATTTATCTTTACAGATAAAATAGCAGATGATCCTTGTTAAATACTGTAACATTATATAGTCTATACAGTATACATGGTGTCTCATCTCAGCTAAATTATCTGCAGTATGCAACCAGTTGAAAAAATTGATAGGTTATTTTTAACAAAATTACTCTTGCTTTCAGGCTTGCTTTACATAGGCTTTGTGGCAAAGGTACCTCCTTTCCTTAAATCTGCTGAAGCTAGACCACTGGAACAGTTTGCATCGCCCGAAGATGAGCAACACCCCAAACAGATAAAGAAGTTATACTACCGGCTGGTATCCGATCAGGAACAAGAACCGGAAGAGATCGCCATTTAAGATAGATAGCCTGCTACCCCGCAGGCTTTTTTATGGCCTTGCCACAAAAAGCTTTAATTTAGCCGGTACATTAATCAAGATTTTATAACTATGGAATTTATACTTGTTACCCCACAGGCACGTCCACATATTGCCCTTATCCAACTAAACCGCCCAAAAGAACTAAACGCCCTGAACCTGCAACTAATGGGTGAACTGCGCGATGCTTTAAAACAATTGGACGAAGATGAAAGTGTACGTGCTATCATAATAACAGGGAACGAACGTGCTTTTGCAGCAGGTGCCGATATTAAACAAATGGCCGGGAAAACTGCTATTGATATGCTCAACATCGATCAGTTCTCTACCTGGGACCAAATCCGCAAAACAAAAAAACCGATTATAGCAGCCGTTTCAGGATTTGCATTGGGTGGTGGCTGCGAACTGGCTATGACCTGCGACATGATTATTGCTTCGGAGACTGCCATGTTTGGCCAGCCTGAAATTAAGATTGGAGTAATGCCAGGTGCCGGTGGTACACAGCGCCTGACCAAAGCAATAGGTAAAGCCAAAGCAATGGAAATGGTTTTAACCGGTAAGTTTATGCCAGCCGAAGAAGCCGAAAAGCAAGGCCTGATTAACCGTGTGGTACCGGTAGAGCTATACCTGGAAGAAGCTTTTAAACTGGCAGGTGAGATTGCCCAAATGTCGCCGGTGGCGGTGAAACTGGCTAAAGAATCTGTAAATCGTGCTTTTGAAACACAACTGGATGAAGGCTTATACTTTGAGCGTAAGAACTTCTACCTCTGCTTTGCCTCCGAAGACCAGACCGAAGGTATGAATGCTTTTGTTGAAAAGCGCAGACCTGAGTTTAAGGGAAGGTAGGTATAGTTTAGGAGTTAGAGACATAGGATCAAACCACCCCTGCCCCTCCTTATCCAAGGAGAGGAGCTTTACCCTTAGAACTTTTTTAATTTATAGTTTATGGTTAATGATTTTTAAACTACACAGAAATTATGCACTATAGAACCCAAGTTCTTGGATTTAACAATAGCAGAACTCCCCTCCTTGGATAAGGAGGGGCAGGGGTGGTTTGATTTTCACTCCTTAAAGCAAACTATTAAACTACAACCTCTAAATCATCTTTACCCTTCAAGTTCCCCTATTCACGAACAACTTTTACCCTTTCACTTTTAACTTTTAACTATAAGCCCTACCTTTGCAGGAACTTTTACTAGTTAAGAATCATTCTTATCTGGACATGCAAAACCTGAACCGAAACGACTTACGACAGCGACTGACAGCGTGCGGCTTAAAAGCCACACATCAGCGTATTGTGGTGCTTGAAGCGGTAACAGAATTGCACGGGCACCACCCGACAGCCGAAGAAGTTTACCAGAAACTTAAGCCTGCAAATCCCAGCATCTCCCTTGGCACAGTTTATAAAACGCTGGATACGTTTGCAGAAGCAGAGTTGATCAAGCGTGTACTGACTGAGGAAGGCGGGAAACGTTTCGATACCAATAGCTCCACGCACAGCCACATTTATTGTAGTAACACCCGCGAGATCATCGATTTTGAAGATCCTGAACTGGAGGTTTTGCTAAAGGAATTTTTCAGCAAAAAGCAGGTACAGAACTTCGAGATAAAAAGCTTTGCGGTGCAGTTAACGGGCAAAAAACTGGAGCCAGATAAACAAATCAGAATTCATTAATTAATAATTTTCAAACTAAATAAATACTATAAACATGGCAGTATTAGTAGGTAAAAAAGCACCTTCTTTTAAAGCAATGGCCGTTGAAAACGGTGAGTTCGTAGAGAACTTCTCATTGGATCAGTATATCGGTAAAAAACACGTGATTTTCTATTTTTACCCAATGGATTTCACATTCGTTTGCCCTACCGAGATCATCGCGTTCCAAGACAGAATGGAGGAGTTTGAGCGTAAGAACGTTGCTGTAGTAGGTTGCTCTACTGACACACATTTCTCTCACTTTGCATGGCTGAACACACCACGCAACCAAGGTGGTATCGAGGGTGTAAATTACCCGTTAGTAGCTGATGCTTCTAAAACTATTTCTCAGAACTACGACGTACTGGCTGGCCACTACGAGTATAACGAAGAAGGTCAGGTAGAATTTGTTGGTGAGCCGATTGCTTACCGCGGCCTGTTCCTTATCGACAAAGAAGGTGTAGTTCGTCACCAGGTTGTTAACGACCTGCCACTTGGCCGTTCTATCGACGAGGCACTGCGTATGGTTGATGCTCTGCAGTACTTTGAAGAGAAAGGCGAAGTTTGCCCAGCAAACTGGTCTGAAGGCAAAGAAGCGATGCAGGCTACTAAAGAAGGTGTGTCAAGCTACTTAGCGAAACACTAAGTTTTAGCAGTTCAAGTATAAAACAAAAGCCCCTGCCTATGCCGGGGCTTTTTTATTTCAGAGGCCTTTTTATTTTGTAGTTACACTATGCGCATAAGCCACAAACCTGCAAAGGTAGCCAACAGCCCAAGCAGTACACTTACCGAAATATAAAGTATAGCTTGCCCAAACTGGTTGTTCTGTAGCATATGCACTGTCTCGTAAGAAAAAGCCGAAAAGGTGGTAAAGCCACCCAGTATACCTGTAGCCAGAAACAAACGCCACTCCGGAGTTATAGTACCTTTTGAGGCAAAGCCAAAAACCAACCCGATAAGGAAGCAGCCAACTATGTTTATTGTAAGCGTAGCTAATGGGAAAGCAAGTGTGGATCGCGACTGAATAAACAAAGCCAGCAGGTACCTGCTGGCTCCGCCTATAAAACTGCCTGCTCCTATGGCCAAAAGTAGCTTCACCTGCTAAAGTATAAGTTAGTGTTTCTGCTCGTAATCATAATTCACCATCCACTGAATGCCAAACTTATCAGTGAACATGCCAAACAGCGCACCCCAGAAAGTTTTGTTCAGGGCCATTGTTACCTTACCACCGGCAGATAAACCATCAAATAAACGCTTGGCTTCGTCTTCGTTGTCGGCGTTGATAGAGATCGAAAAGTTATTACCCATAACAGTCGCATGCCCGAAAGCTTCTGAAGAGTCGCTGCCCATTAAAGTAGTTTCTTTGCTGATCGGGAGAGAAATGTGCATGATCTTGTTACCTTCAGATTCAGGAATTGGGTGCTCCGAAGGCATATCCTTAAAGCGGCCTACGTACGGAAAATCGCCGCCGAAAACAGATTTGTAAAAATTAAAAGCTTCTTCGCAGTTGCCTGCAAATGTCAGGTAAGGACTAATTGATGCCATTTTATAGTTATAGTTTAAGAAGTTACAGACCTATTATATATCAAATATAAAGTATTTAGTATACATCCCAACCACGGCCACACACTCAACCTAAAAAACTACGATTTATATGGCTTGAGCTCCCCATCTTTCACCAGCCAGGCTTTTTCGGCTTCATCCAGGATTTCCTCTTTATCATCAGAGTAGGCCTCCACAATCTTATACTTCCGGCCTTTAAAGTGTTCGTCTAGGCGGGCAATTTTCTCTTCTGCTTTGCAGGCTTTGCCGTCTACTAAGTAAGTACCATCAGTATAGTTAGCCTTCGTTCCGAAAAAGCCATCAATCTTATAAAGGTCAAAAAGTGGTTCCACATATAACTCCAGCCCACCGGTAGCACAAAATATCTGTACCCCATCCTTCTTTAGTTTATCCAGTCTGTCTTTTACTTCTTTGTTAAAGTTGTCCGGGTATTCCTGCTCCCAGAATTCTTTGGCGTAAGTCTTTACCTGGTCCGGCGGAAGATTATCCAGGTAATTAAAGAAGTTCTCTTTAAATTCTGTCTGCCTGATCTGGTGCATTTTCAGCAACATTTTATAGTACAGCATCTGGAAGTAGTAGGCTACTTTATGAGGCTTTTTTGCACTAATAAATTTAAAGAACTCGTCTTTGGAGCTCTTGTTATAAAAGGTCTTGTTCAGGTCAAAAACTGCTATTCTTACTTCTTCTTCCGTACTTTTTATCATAGTTGCCTCTGCTGCTTAGGGTAAGTGTAGTACGCAACTATAGATGCCAGAGATGAACAATTGCACACAATTCAACACCTAAACTGCTATATTTGCAGCCAAACAGCAGTACAAATTTGAAACTACTCTACGACATCGGCTTAAAAGCTTATAATGGATTACTGGCAGTGGCTGCACCTTTTA of Pontibacter deserti contains these proteins:
- a CDS encoding OmpA family protein, translated to MNQLAKSFSRFSLLLALLCLLAVSASAQSNRKLIRSGNKLFAKENYRAAVPFYEQVLANDPNNADALYYAGISYMTFDKEKAADYLYRAQKVKPNVDRDLEYWLGRADHINYRFDSAIEHFQAAQKELRRRDEERREELAMLIQHARNAKREVANPKDIFVKNLGGVVNSAYSEHSPVISSDDNYLLYTSRSSEATGGTPAQDGEYYEDIFETTRTGEDEWAPTKRVPGALNSTGHDASIQLFDNDTKLLLYRADNNGDIMVAERQADGTWGAPKSISDKVNTKDYESDAFISKDGQTLFFSTSAYSENGDLDIYVAKRNKDGSWAAPRSIGSTINTPFDDDSPYFADNGTLYFASTGHNTMGGYDIFASKYDSVARRWAKPVNMGAPVNTPDDDTYYRLSPDGSYAYLSSYRIGGYGEKDIYTINYIRNVRVQGQVFSKVDSTALPGIELIFNGLAADKRPISYRDITRPDSGYYQVDVLSGRNFQVQVSKDGKQITTEELEVPMSLNDTTTIVRNFYIDYVDTTATRAGVIAGMKPIYFDTDEYNLRPESVNELDRVVAYLKANPLVNVSIEGHCDSRASDEYNLRLGENRANAAYDYLKSKGISERRLVTVTYGERRPAVPNTSAENMQLNRRTEFRVIPRADQTNP
- a CDS encoding tetratricopeptide repeat protein; amino-acid sequence: MKYSPSTWWSVAGITPKHIKRYSLKPAALFLLIVIVCSSMTMPDPDNSMRRADKAYAKADFAEAAEWYQKVLEKEPENLQAMYRLGISYLEMREPRKAKLCLAKVFELDPRFGEKVIVNLAEALHQNYEFEEAKKFYQQEIYSTGRADWNYVEVIRKRLEECNAGQALLAQPSVAQVVNLGAAINSKEVEFVPILTGNDSTLLFTAHEAPEGPEQIRISRKVKGEWKASKEFLPATNTKMGHSIVTISPNGNQLYTYAAAEGLRSFDQAKGAWVNPKPMPIPLSQLANETSVHITESGEFAFFSSDRPGGYGGLDLYVSQRFPDGTWSAAINLGASINTPYDEDAAFVDATTKTLYFSSRGHNTMGGYDIFKAVMLDGAWQQVQNVGFPINSPHDDLYFTLDRNRQSAYFSSDRPDGMGALDIYQILFLK
- the yihA gene encoding ribosome biogenesis GTP-binding protein YihA/YsxC; the protein is MVIKEAKFLMSNTRVEECPAPDKPEYAFIGRSNVGKSSLINMLTEQKGLAKTSASPGKTQLINHFLINDNWYLVDLPGYGYAKVSKGSRDDWRKMINYYFQKRENLTCVFVLIDSRHEPMKTDLDFINHLGQLGVPFVLVFTKADKQSSVKTDSTIAAYKRTLLQTWDELPRIFVTSSEKRIGRDELLTFIDEVNAQVQQ
- a CDS encoding energy transducer TonB: MKTKFSFLFLLFAFVAITASAQTASSPAQKTEKPAYWIPDNVLPAAEHYEGGKEAMYEFIGKEVKYPALAKRNRVQGDCIIGFTINEDGSTSGFKVLRNAGAGTGEEAMRVAKLLKFKAPGYALNVSIPIKFKL
- a CDS encoding DUF5606 family protein, which produces MPIDLRQVAAISGMNGLYRVVAPTRTGVIVESLSEKPQRLVAQARQRMSLLDEISIYTTDEETTVPLAEVFDRINEKFGDNLPLSEKPADHEYKAFMEEVLPDFDEERVYVSDMKKLANWYKIVKQHIGFKAAEKAETEATDAQPEAEEGKKAKKKK
- the fbp gene encoding class 1 fructose-bisphosphatase; this encodes MNFNLALPVGTTLDRFIMRKQEDFPFATGELSQLLRDIALAAKIVNREINRAGLLDVTGAYGQQNVQGEEQQKLDVIANIRFVRALRNGGEVCAIISEEEDEVIHTGNTKGKYIVAMDPLDGSSNIDVNVSIGTIFSIYRRKSDTGCEGTIEDCLQNGTQQVAAGYVIYGSSTMLVYTTGHGVNGFTYDPSLGEFFLSHPDIKTPATGTIYSCNEGGVNSFPEGVKQYLNYCKENGYSARYIGSLVADFHRNLLKGGIYIYPPTAKAPNGKLRLMYECNSLAFIVEQAGGKATDGSRRIMEIEPTELHQRCPLVIGSAEMVDKVEEFMKSEVAV
- a CDS encoding aspartate kinase, which codes for MKVYKFGGASVKNADAFRNLAQIVQNHGGSRQLLIVVSAMGKTTNALEHVFNTAYAQQDYNQALQESQDYHQETVQALFPDASHPVYEELEHLFSKLDATLQNLNRQTNYDQLYDQVVSFGELLASTILHHFLQLQHLTNTFIDSRKYIQTDTTWREAKIDWDWTERLIKRDLPAILEQQLIVTQGFLGGTNNGLTTTLGREGSDFSAAIFAYCLHADAMYIWKDVEGLLNADPKYFSDTVRYAEISYQETVEMAYYGASVIHPKTIKPLANRLIPLYVKSFLNPTGEGTKICDCRYQKLAPAYIIKENQCLISFSAKDFTFISEKNLGTIFNALSELRLKINLMQNSAISFSICTDCNEERLQKLLKTLQDQFVIHYNTGLILYTIKNYDTESINKVVANKEVLLEQRTRTTFQFVCK
- a CDS encoding enoyl-CoA hydratase-related protein — translated: MEFILVTPQARPHIALIQLNRPKELNALNLQLMGELRDALKQLDEDESVRAIIITGNERAFAAGADIKQMAGKTAIDMLNIDQFSTWDQIRKTKKPIIAAVSGFALGGGCELAMTCDMIIASETAMFGQPEIKIGVMPGAGGTQRLTKAIGKAKAMEMVLTGKFMPAEEAEKQGLINRVVPVELYLEEAFKLAGEIAQMSPVAVKLAKESVNRAFETQLDEGLYFERKNFYLCFASEDQTEGMNAFVEKRRPEFKGR